A genomic segment from Gaiellales bacterium encodes:
- the gcvPB gene encoding aminomethyl-transferring glycine dehydrogenase subunit GcvPB, which translates to MKLIYEKSRAGRRAGRIPDPGVQVAEVPAELARTTPPRLPELAEPELVRHYTELSTRTFGIDTGFYPLGSCTMKYNPRINERAVGLPGFADLHPHQEDEGAQGALELMWRLQEMLAEVVGLDAVTLQPAAGSQGELTGLTLMRAHFADRGEDRTEVIIPDTAHGTNPASVAMAGYTLVRVKTDVRGNVDVDDLRGKVGEHTAGLMLTNPSTLGLFEERISEIADIFHSAGALLYYDGANLNAVCGISRPGDMGFDIVHYNLHKTFSQPHGGGGPGGGPVAVRRDLEQFLPVPVVVRDGDTFRLESDRPKTIGKVRGFGGPFGVFVRAYAFMRMWGPGLRDMSEVAVLNANYVLARLKGAYDLPVDRHCMHEFVVSARTLKREHGITALDVAKRLMDHGFHPPTIYFPLIVSEALMIEPTETETRETLDAFCEAMLAIAQEAGDDPQMLKDAPHTRPVTRLDEAEAAKRLLVRYGFDEHPTSGLDE; encoded by the coding sequence ATGAAGCTCATCTACGAGAAGTCGCGCGCGGGCCGGCGGGCGGGCCGCATCCCCGATCCGGGCGTCCAGGTCGCCGAGGTGCCGGCGGAGCTGGCGCGCACCACCCCGCCGCGGTTGCCGGAGCTGGCCGAGCCTGAGCTCGTGCGCCACTACACCGAGCTCTCGACGCGGACGTTCGGGATCGACACGGGCTTCTACCCGCTCGGCTCCTGCACGATGAAGTACAACCCGCGCATCAACGAGCGTGCGGTCGGCCTGCCCGGCTTCGCCGACCTGCACCCCCACCAGGAGGACGAGGGCGCCCAGGGCGCGCTCGAGCTGATGTGGCGGCTGCAGGAGATGCTGGCCGAGGTGGTCGGCCTCGATGCGGTCACGCTCCAGCCGGCAGCCGGGTCGCAGGGCGAGCTGACCGGCCTCACGCTCATGCGGGCCCACTTCGCGGACCGCGGCGAGGACCGCACGGAGGTGATCATCCCCGACACCGCCCACGGCACCAACCCGGCCAGCGTCGCGATGGCGGGCTACACGCTCGTGCGCGTGAAGACCGACGTGCGCGGCAACGTCGACGTCGACGACCTGCGCGGCAAGGTGGGGGAGCACACGGCGGGGCTCATGCTGACCAACCCGTCGACGCTCGGCCTGTTCGAGGAGCGGATCTCCGAGATCGCCGACATCTTCCACTCGGCCGGCGCGCTCCTCTACTACGACGGCGCCAACCTGAACGCCGTGTGCGGCATCTCCCGGCCGGGCGACATGGGCTTCGACATCGTCCACTACAACCTGCACAAGACGTTCTCGCAGCCGCACGGCGGCGGCGGGCCGGGCGGCGGGCCGGTGGCAGTGCGGCGCGACCTCGAGCAGTTCCTGCCGGTGCCGGTGGTCGTCCGCGACGGCGACACTTTCCGGCTCGAGAGCGACCGGCCGAAGACGATCGGCAAGGTGCGCGGGTTCGGCGGGCCGTTCGGCGTCTTCGTGCGCGCCTACGCGTTCATGCGCATGTGGGGGCCGGGCCTGCGCGACATGTCCGAGGTGGCCGTCCTGAACGCGAACTACGTGCTGGCGCGGCTGAAGGGCGCATACGACCTGCCCGTCGACCGCCACTGCATGCACGAGTTCGTCGTCTCGGCCCGCACCCTCAAACGCGAGCACGGGATCACGGCGCTCGACGTCGCCAAGCGGCTGATGGACCACGGGTTCCACCCGCCCACGATCTACTTCCCCCTGATCGTGTCCGAGGCGCTCATGATCGAGCCGACCGAGACGGAGACGCGCGAGACGCTCGACGCGTTCTGCGAGGCGATGCTCGCGATCGCGCAGGAGGCCGGCGACGATCCGCAGATGCTGAAGGACGCGCCGCACACGCGGCCGGTGACCCGGCTCGACGAGGCCGAGGCGGCCAAGCGCCTGCTCGTACGCTACGGGTTCGACGAGCACCCGACGTCCGGGCTAGATGAATGA
- a CDS encoding HAD family hydrolase, whose amino-acid sequence MLRAAAFDYRDTLAEFRWDERLWRRGVEALVVAAGGDARAAGRVGEGLRRRFARTDGDPVELDYPAAVAAALRDFGIDAAPAAVRRGIEAEYRIWAPARHVHPDTPALLDGVRALGLRSAVAANAFDPPGLFRADLAAQGIGGRVDAVVLSCEVGVRKPDPRFFAAVSNALGVDPGEAVFVGDSVRDDVLGAAAVGMRTCLATWYRQDPEAAGRGVTTGTEPLQVVEILEGIVESGRAGKI is encoded by the coding sequence GTGCTGCGCGCCGCCGCGTTCGACTACCGCGACACGCTCGCGGAATTCCGCTGGGACGAACGCCTGTGGCGCCGCGGCGTCGAGGCGCTGGTCGTTGCGGCCGGCGGCGATGCGCGTGCGGCCGGCCGCGTCGGGGAGGGGCTGCGGCGCCGCTTCGCCCGCACGGACGGCGACCCGGTCGAGCTCGACTATCCCGCCGCGGTGGCGGCGGCGCTGCGCGACTTCGGGATCGACGCGGCGCCCGCCGCCGTGCGCCGCGGGATCGAGGCGGAGTACCGCATCTGGGCGCCGGCCCGGCACGTGCATCCGGACACGCCGGCCCTGCTCGACGGCGTGCGCGCGCTCGGCCTGCGATCGGCCGTCGCGGCGAACGCCTTCGACCCGCCCGGGCTCTTCCGCGCCGACCTCGCAGCGCAGGGGATCGGGGGCCGCGTCGACGCCGTCGTGCTCTCCTGCGAGGTGGGCGTGCGCAAGCCGGATCCGCGCTTCTTCGCGGCTGTCTCGAACGCGCTTGGCGTCGACCCGGGCGAGGCCGTGTTCGTGGGCGACAGCGTGCGCGACGACGTGCTCGGGGCCGCCGCCGTGGGCATGCGGACCTGCCTCGCGACCTGGTACCGGCAGGATCCGGAAGCCGCGGGAAGGGGTGTGACGACGGGCACAGAACCCCTGCAAGTGGTGGAGATTCTCGAGGGGATTGTCGAATCCGGACGGGCCGGTAAGATCTGA
- a CDS encoding SDR family NAD(P)-dependent oxidoreductase, with product MRLEGRTALVTGGGTGIGAAIVRRFAAEGATVWAMGRRREALEASGGQPIAGDIADADDRRRALEQTGPLDVLVNNAGLGDADWDATIAVNLTAAHRLADAAADGLAARRGAIVNVSSVAALVAGPGAPQYAVSKAALVMLTKSLAVTLGPRGVRANAICPGWVRTPMADLEMSALGADTEAAYREVTRHVPLGRPAQPDEVAAAALFLASDEASYVSGAVLTVDGGMTAVDVGTLAFHE from the coding sequence GTGCGGCTTGAGGGCCGCACCGCGCTCGTGACCGGGGGCGGCACCGGGATCGGCGCCGCCATCGTGCGCCGCTTCGCCGCGGAGGGCGCGACCGTGTGGGCGATGGGCCGCCGGCGGGAGGCGCTCGAGGCGAGCGGCGGGCAGCCGATCGCGGGCGACATCGCCGACGCGGACGACCGCCGCCGCGCGCTGGAGCAGACCGGGCCGCTCGACGTGCTCGTGAACAACGCCGGCCTGGGCGACGCGGACTGGGACGCGACCATCGCCGTCAACCTGACCGCGGCCCATCGCCTGGCGGATGCGGCGGCCGACGGGCTGGCCGCGCGCCGGGGCGCGATCGTGAACGTCTCCTCGGTGGCCGCGCTCGTGGCGGGACCCGGAGCGCCCCAGTACGCCGTCTCGAAGGCGGCGCTGGTGATGCTGACGAAGTCGCTCGCGGTGACGCTCGGGCCACGCGGCGTGCGCGCCAACGCGATCTGCCCCGGCTGGGTGCGCACGCCGATGGCGGACCTGGAGATGTCGGCGCTCGGCGCGGACACCGAGGCCGCCTACCGCGAGGTCACCCGGCACGTCCCGCTGGGCCGGCCGGCGCAGCCGGACGAGGTCGCGGCCGCCGCGCTCTTCCTGGCCTCGGACGAGGCGTCCTACGTCTCGGGCGCCGTGCTCACCGTGGACGGCGGCATGACCGCGGTGGACGTCGGCACCCTCGCGTTCCATGAATAG
- the arfB gene encoding alternative ribosome rescue aminoacyl-tRNA hydrolase ArfB, which translates to MLDIGASRPLPTSELEFRATRSGGPGGQHVNTSSTRVELVFDLAGSPTLTEAERGLARRRLRSRLDAEGRLRVVAQDERSQHRNRRLATERFCALMRDALAPPPPPRRPSKPTRASTEERLERKRRDAARKRMRRPPADADDRAEATRAA; encoded by the coding sequence GTGCTTGACATCGGCGCCTCCCGGCCGCTCCCGACCTCCGAGCTCGAATTCCGGGCCACCCGCAGCGGCGGGCCCGGCGGCCAGCACGTGAACACGTCGTCGACGCGGGTCGAGCTCGTGTTCGACCTCGCCGGGAGCCCCACGCTGACCGAGGCGGAGCGCGGGCTGGCCCGGCGGCGGCTGCGCTCGCGGCTCGACGCCGAAGGCCGGCTGCGCGTCGTCGCCCAGGACGAGCGCAGCCAGCATCGCAACCGCCGCCTCGCCACCGAGCGCTTCTGCGCGCTCATGCGCGACGCGCTCGCCCCACCGCCGCCGCCGCGCCGGCCCAGCAAGCCGACGAGGGCCTCGACGGAGGAGCGGCTCGAGCGCAAGCGTCGCGACGCCGCCCGCAAGCGGATGCGCCGCCCGCCCGCAGACGCCGACGACCGCGCGGAGGCCACCCGTGCGGCTTGA
- a CDS encoding deoxyribonuclease IV produces the protein MQYGAHLGVAGGAYKALDRARTIGATSLQIFTQSPRMWRHPVVEPDAAERFRAARKTAKVQTVVCHATYLINLGASDPELYEKSVGALHNTMRAAQAIGANGVVFHLGSHLGRGLDAVMPQVAEALTEVLADADPDSPTRLVIENSAGAGGTMGVGLDEIEQVMDAIGRPERVAVCLDTCHLWASGVDVTDPGRVDALMAEVDERFGLDRLTCLHVNDAAVDLGSQRDRHAEVGKGVIGRELAVILGHPALQEIPAIMETPGDDEEQPYARSIRALRRFHRAGVKRAAERTGA, from the coding sequence ATGCAGTACGGGGCTCACCTCGGCGTCGCCGGCGGCGCGTACAAGGCGCTCGACCGCGCCCGCACGATCGGCGCGACGTCGCTGCAGATCTTCACGCAGAGCCCGCGCATGTGGCGGCATCCCGTCGTCGAGCCCGACGCGGCCGAGCGGTTCCGGGCCGCGCGCAAGACGGCGAAGGTGCAGACGGTGGTCTGCCATGCCACCTACCTGATCAACCTGGGAGCGTCCGACCCCGAGCTCTACGAGAAGTCGGTCGGAGCGCTCCACAACACGATGCGGGCGGCGCAGGCGATCGGGGCCAACGGGGTCGTCTTCCACCTCGGCAGCCATCTCGGCCGCGGCCTCGACGCCGTCATGCCGCAGGTGGCCGAGGCGCTCACCGAGGTGCTGGCTGACGCCGACCCTGACTCGCCGACCCGGCTCGTCATCGAGAACTCTGCCGGCGCGGGCGGGACGATGGGCGTCGGCCTGGACGAGATCGAGCAGGTCATGGACGCCATCGGCCGCCCCGAGCGCGTCGCGGTGTGCCTGGACACCTGCCACCTGTGGGCGTCCGGCGTCGACGTCACCGACCCGGGCCGGGTCGACGCGCTCATGGCCGAGGTGGACGAGCGGTTCGGCCTCGACCGGCTCACCTGCCTGCACGTGAACGACGCCGCCGTCGACCTCGGCTCCCAGCGCGACCGTCACGCCGAGGTCGGCAAGGGCGTGATCGGCCGCGAGCTGGCGGTGATCCTCGGCCATCCGGCGCTGCAGGAGATCCCGGCGATCATGGAGACTCCGGGCGACGACGAGGAGCAGCCGTACGCGCGCAGCATCCGGGCGCTGCGCCGCTTCCACCGCGCCGGGGTGAAGCGCGCAGCCGAGCGGACCGGTGCTTGA
- the gltX gene encoding glutamate--tRNA ligase, which translates to MSSRPVCVRMPPSPTGLFHVGTVRTMLFNWLFARGRGGRVVLRFEDTDVARSTEAAVEHAEAVLRWLGIDWDDGPYRQTQRYDLYRAAAEDLIAHGKAYRCYCTEAELAEERARRQADGRPLIYSGRCRHAAAAELEALAAEGRPAVVRLALPASGTTVIEDVVHGTVEWDNALQGDHVILRSDGSPTYQFANPFDDIAMGVTYVIRGEDLMPSTPRQLALYRALDAPEPVFAHLPMVLGPDKRKLSKRHGAISVEEFRDAGVIADALVNYLALVGWSFDDHTNFMTRPELIERFTLERVTKSPGVFDPEKLEWLNGEHLRALAPETFVKELQDYLVSAASPLADQPEQVAEAAPLVQEKMRVLGQFPRLAGFLFGPPERDPAAWERVGKDERAPASLRAAREALAEVDPWTAEAIEAALHAACERQGVKPRALFMPVRVALTGSTVSPGLYESLELVGRDESLARLDAALADLPAVDD; encoded by the coding sequence GTGTCGTCCCGTCCCGTCTGCGTCCGCATGCCGCCCAGCCCGACCGGGCTCTTCCACGTCGGCACGGTGCGCACGATGCTCTTCAACTGGCTCTTCGCCCGCGGCCGCGGCGGCAGGGTCGTGCTGCGGTTCGAGGACACGGACGTCGCCCGCTCCACCGAGGCCGCCGTCGAGCACGCCGAGGCGGTGCTGCGCTGGCTCGGGATCGACTGGGACGACGGGCCCTACCGGCAGACGCAGCGCTACGACCTCTACCGGGCCGCCGCCGAGGACCTGATCGCGCACGGCAAGGCCTACCGCTGCTACTGCACCGAGGCCGAGCTGGCCGAGGAGCGAGCCCGCCGCCAGGCCGACGGCCGGCCGCTGATCTACAGCGGCCGCTGCCGGCACGCAGCGGCGGCCGAGCTCGAGGCGCTCGCCGCGGAGGGCCGGCCCGCGGTCGTGCGCCTGGCCCTGCCGGCGTCCGGCACCACCGTCATCGAGGACGTCGTCCACGGCACGGTCGAGTGGGACAACGCCCTCCAGGGCGACCACGTGATCCTGCGGTCGGACGGGTCGCCGACCTATCAGTTCGCGAACCCGTTCGACGACATCGCCATGGGCGTGACCTACGTGATCCGCGGCGAGGACCTGATGCCGTCGACGCCGCGCCAGCTGGCGCTCTACCGCGCGCTCGACGCCCCGGAGCCGGTCTTCGCCCACCTGCCCATGGTGCTCGGGCCGGACAAGCGCAAGCTCTCGAAGCGGCACGGCGCGATCTCGGTCGAGGAATTCCGCGACGCGGGCGTGATCGCGGATGCGCTCGTGAACTACCTGGCGCTCGTCGGCTGGAGCTTCGACGACCACACGAACTTCATGACGCGGCCCGAGCTGATCGAGCGGTTCACGCTCGAGCGGGTGACCAAGAGCCCGGGCGTGTTCGACCCGGAGAAGCTCGAGTGGCTGAACGGCGAGCACCTGCGCGCGCTTGCGCCCGAGACGTTCGTGAAGGAGCTCCAGGACTACCTCGTCTCCGCGGCCTCGCCGCTGGCCGACCAGCCGGAGCAGGTTGCCGAGGCGGCGCCGCTCGTGCAGGAGAAGATGCGCGTGCTGGGCCAGTTCCCGCGCCTCGCCGGGTTCCTGTTCGGCCCGCCGGAGCGCGATCCGGCCGCCTGGGAGCGGGTGGGCAAGGACGAGCGCGCGCCGGCGTCCCTGCGGGCCGCCCGCGAGGCGCTCGCCGAGGTCGATCCGTGGACGGCCGAGGCGATCGAAGCGGCCCTGCACGCCGCCTGCGAGCGGCAGGGCGTGAAGCCGCGCGCGCTCTTCATGCCGGTGCGGGTCGCGCTCACCGGGAGCACCGTCTCGCCGGGGCTGTACGAGAGCCTGGAGCTGGTGGGCCGGGACGAATCGCTCGCCCGGCTCGACGCTGCGCTCGCCGATCTCCCCGCCGTCGATGATTGA